From the Oleiphilus messinensis genome, one window contains:
- a CDS encoding ABC transporter ATP-binding protein produces the protein MTAALEIKDLRKVYDNGPEALKGISLTVEQGDFFAMLGPNGAGKSTTLGIVSSLVNKTSGSVRIFGYDIDAELSSAKRQLGVVPQEFNFNQFEKVLDIVVTQAGFYGIPSHQARPRAERYLKALGLWEKRDEQARMLSGGMKRRLMIARALIHEPRLLILDEPTAGVDIELRRSMWEFLQKINAEGVTIILTTHYLEEAEALCRNIAIIDQGRILENTTKRALLQKLHMEVFILDIPESDLDKLQLSKTYQFNVNSDGAVEVAVNQGQTLNSVFAELEHLGVSVSSMRTKSNRLEELFVDLVQQGDKTGQGEKND, from the coding sequence ATGACAGCAGCACTTGAAATTAAAGATTTGCGAAAGGTTTATGATAATGGCCCAGAGGCGTTGAAAGGGATTAGTCTGACTGTAGAGCAGGGTGATTTTTTCGCAATGCTGGGGCCAAATGGTGCTGGAAAGTCAACTACTTTGGGTATTGTTTCCTCTCTTGTTAACAAAACATCCGGTTCTGTTCGAATCTTTGGCTACGATATTGATGCTGAGTTGTCATCGGCAAAACGGCAGCTGGGTGTAGTGCCCCAGGAATTTAATTTTAATCAGTTTGAGAAAGTGCTTGATATTGTCGTGACTCAAGCCGGGTTCTACGGAATCCCGTCCCATCAGGCCCGTCCCCGTGCCGAGCGATATCTTAAGGCATTAGGACTTTGGGAGAAGCGGGATGAACAGGCGCGAATGCTATCCGGCGGTATGAAACGCCGACTAATGATCGCTCGAGCCCTGATTCATGAACCCAGGTTGCTGATTCTGGATGAGCCAACAGCGGGTGTGGACATCGAGTTGCGGCGATCGATGTGGGAGTTTTTACAAAAGATTAATGCAGAGGGCGTTACGATCATCCTCACAACCCATTATCTGGAAGAGGCAGAAGCGTTATGCCGCAACATTGCGATTATTGACCAAGGGCGAATTCTCGAAAACACTACCAAACGTGCCTTGTTACAGAAACTGCACATGGAGGTTTTCATTCTGGATATTCCTGAGTCGGATCTGGATAAACTACAGTTAAGCAAAACCTACCAATTTAATGTAAATAGTGACGGTGCTGTCGAAGTTGCCGTAAACCAGGGGCAGACGCTCAATTCAGTGTTCGCCGAACTGGAGCATCTCGGAGTATCGGTCAGCAGCATGCGAACAAAAAGTAATCGGCTGGAAGAGTTGTTTGTGGATCTGGTGCAACAGGGTGATAAAACGGGCCAGGGAGAAAAAAATGACTAA
- a CDS encoding adenylate/guanylate cyclase domain-containing protein: MNVAALTNTKIKHAEARKPAAIPPMPDYNARVLGYLAGAATFISGILEGHFDSYLIWFVPAAMLWPHFVYFVGRYFRRRNDPAFRQRILVIDAFIVGCTFVVLGFSLTPTLFMMLMLHFSLIIVGGMKSWLFGTLACLFGIISASIVYGIELADVTPVPVSVVSGLGTAIYVCVTAFYTHQQARALVQAKYQIQFQREQSIALSHKLAKYLSPQVWQSIFTGERDVRLETQRKKLAVFFSDIQGFTDLAEELEPESLTEILNNYFNEMSQIALKYGGTIDKFVGDSIMIFFGDPTSRGPKQDTLACVGMAIEMRKHMKILRQKWKSQGIRTPLQIRMGISTGYCTVGNFGAENRMDYTIIGKEVNLASRLESLSESGEILVSYETFSLIKDTIMCRDKGEITVKGFAKPVPIYQIIDFRRDIGGNQSFMEHEKEGFAMYLDTDKVHTQDRETVILALENAAQKLKQAD; the protein is encoded by the coding sequence ATGAATGTAGCCGCGCTGACGAACACTAAAATAAAGCATGCCGAAGCACGAAAACCGGCAGCAATCCCCCCTATGCCAGACTACAACGCGCGCGTTCTGGGATATTTGGCGGGTGCGGCCACATTCATAAGCGGTATTCTCGAAGGCCATTTCGATAGCTATCTCATCTGGTTTGTGCCGGCGGCAATGCTTTGGCCCCATTTCGTTTATTTTGTTGGTCGTTATTTTCGTCGCAGGAATGACCCCGCTTTTCGCCAACGTATTCTGGTAATCGATGCTTTCATCGTAGGCTGCACTTTTGTTGTTCTAGGCTTCAGTCTCACCCCCACCCTATTCATGATGCTTATGCTGCACTTCAGTCTGATTATTGTAGGTGGGATGAAAAGCTGGCTTTTCGGTACACTGGCGTGTCTCTTTGGTATTATTTCCGCGTCGATTGTCTATGGCATTGAGTTGGCTGACGTAACCCCGGTTCCAGTGAGTGTAGTCTCGGGGCTTGGCACAGCAATTTATGTCTGCGTAACTGCATTTTATACTCACCAGCAAGCCCGCGCGCTGGTTCAGGCAAAATATCAAATTCAATTTCAGCGCGAACAATCCATTGCCCTGTCTCACAAACTTGCGAAATATCTGTCTCCCCAGGTATGGCAATCGATATTCACTGGCGAACGCGACGTTCGACTGGAAACCCAGCGTAAAAAACTTGCCGTATTTTTCTCGGATATACAAGGGTTCACAGATCTCGCAGAGGAACTTGAGCCAGAAAGCCTGACCGAGATACTGAATAACTACTTTAATGAAATGTCGCAGATTGCACTCAAGTATGGCGGCACCATCGATAAATTTGTTGGCGACAGCATTATGATTTTCTTCGGCGACCCAACCAGCCGAGGCCCGAAACAGGACACCCTTGCCTGCGTCGGAATGGCGATTGAAATGCGCAAACATATGAAGATTCTGCGTCAAAAATGGAAAAGCCAGGGTATTCGCACCCCCTTACAAATTCGTATGGGGATCAGCACTGGCTATTGTACAGTCGGTAACTTCGGGGCTGAGAACCGAATGGATTACACCATCATCGGTAAAGAAGTGAACCTGGCCAGTCGCCTTGAATCACTTTCTGAATCTGGCGAAATACTGGTGTCTTATGAAACATTCTCGTTAATCAAAGATACAATCATGTGTCGAGATAAGGGCGAAATCACCGTAAAAGGCTTCGCAAAACCGGTTCCTATCTATCAAATCATCGACTTCCGTCGTGATATCGGCGGTAATCAAAGCTTTATGGAACATGAAAAGGAAGGTTTTGCGATGTATCTGGATACCGATAAGGTACACACTCAGGACCGTGAAACCGTTATACTGGCCCTTGAAAACGCCGCTCAAAAGCTGAAGCAAGCTGACTGA
- a CDS encoding Fe(3+) ABC transporter substrate-binding protein, which translates to MKAKLVWLLGALSIAASSVTSASEEVNVYSLRQPFLMKPLFDTFTRETGVKVNVVFAKKGLAERLKREGRNSPADLILTTDLGNLAQVQQADVIQPVKSKTLNDNIPSQYRDPDGKWYALTTRVRAIYTSKDRIKEGAINSYEDLANPEWKGKICTRSGKHPYNIALIASMITHHGEAEAEKWLRAVKGNLARKPQGNDRAQVKAVKEGVCDVALGNSYYYGKMLMDEEQSEWAASVNINFPNQQDRGAHVNISGVAMTKSAPNRDNALKLMEFLSNTLAQRIYSEQNFEYPVNANVQPSGLVASWGEFKSDKIPLAEIEKHRETAVKMVDTVDFDG; encoded by the coding sequence ATGAAAGCTAAGTTAGTTTGGCTCCTTGGAGCACTCTCTATTGCTGCATCCAGCGTTACATCCGCATCTGAAGAAGTAAATGTTTACTCACTTCGTCAACCCTTCTTAATGAAACCGCTATTCGATACGTTTACCCGGGAAACTGGCGTAAAGGTAAATGTTGTGTTCGCCAAAAAAGGTCTGGCGGAAAGGCTGAAACGAGAAGGTCGAAATAGCCCGGCTGACCTCATTTTAACCACCGACTTGGGGAACCTTGCCCAAGTTCAGCAAGCAGACGTGATTCAACCCGTTAAAAGTAAAACATTGAATGACAACATTCCTTCCCAGTACCGTGATCCCGATGGTAAATGGTATGCACTCACCACTCGAGTCAGAGCGATATACACCTCAAAAGACCGGATCAAAGAAGGCGCTATTAACTCCTACGAGGATCTTGCCAACCCGGAATGGAAAGGCAAAATCTGTACCCGCAGTGGCAAACATCCCTACAACATTGCCTTGATCGCATCCATGATTACTCATCATGGTGAAGCGGAAGCTGAGAAATGGCTCCGTGCAGTCAAGGGTAACCTGGCACGCAAACCCCAAGGTAACGACAGAGCACAGGTTAAGGCAGTAAAAGAAGGCGTGTGTGATGTGGCACTGGGTAACAGTTATTACTATGGAAAAATGCTCATGGATGAAGAACAGTCTGAATGGGCGGCATCCGTCAACATTAACTTCCCAAATCAGCAAGATCGCGGTGCGCACGTGAATATCAGCGGTGTTGCCATGACCAAATCTGCTCCAAACCGAGACAATGCTCTAAAGTTGATGGAGTTTTTATCAAATACTTTGGCACAACGGATCTATTCAGAGCAAAACTTCGAGTATCCGGTTAACGCCAATGTACAACCTTCCGGGTTAGTCGCATCCTGGGGTGAATTCAAATCGGACAAAATTCCACTGGCCGAAATCGAAAAACATCGAGAGACTGCGGTCAAAATGGTAGACACCGTTGATTTCGATGGTTAA
- the flgC gene encoding flagellar basal body rod protein FlgC codes for MSLSQIFDIAGSGMSAQSIRLNTTASNLANAETASSSTDEVYRARKPIFATIHQGVMHNQSPTLFGDDLESKGVQVKAIVESDEQLQMRYQPEHPLANEQGYVYYPNVNVVEEMADMMSASRSFQTNVDVMNSAKQMMQRILTLGQ; via the coding sequence ATGTCACTGTCTCAGATTTTTGATATTGCCGGTTCGGGTATGAGTGCACAGTCCATTCGCTTGAATACTACGGCCAGTAATCTGGCCAATGCGGAAACGGCAAGCAGCAGTACAGATGAGGTTTATCGCGCAAGAAAGCCAATTTTTGCCACCATTCACCAAGGGGTTATGCATAACCAGAGCCCAACATTGTTTGGTGACGATCTTGAATCAAAAGGCGTACAGGTCAAAGCCATTGTCGAAAGTGATGAGCAATTGCAAATGCGTTATCAGCCGGAACATCCTTTGGCAAATGAGCAAGGGTACGTCTATTACCCGAATGTGAATGTCGTGGAGGAAATGGCGGATATGATGTCAGCCTCCCGGAGCTTTCAGACCAATGTGGATGTAATGAACAGCGCGAAACAAATGATGCAACGCATTTTAACCCTGGGGCAGTAA
- a CDS encoding PilZ domain-containing protein yields MREEEQGSAGDRRNHNRTSFNARVKIMHKDLGEVLCNTRDISDGGVFVLISAEQKFPKLGSLVRVQVQGLPVEAPILDMVVVRKGVDGYGLHFLNNYE; encoded by the coding sequence TTGAGAGAAGAAGAACAGGGTTCTGCTGGAGATCGTAGAAATCATAATCGAACTTCATTCAATGCCCGCGTAAAAATCATGCATAAGGATTTGGGGGAGGTATTGTGTAATACCCGTGATATCTCAGATGGTGGCGTGTTTGTGCTGATCTCTGCCGAACAGAAGTTTCCCAAACTGGGTAGCTTGGTTCGGGTGCAGGTACAGGGATTACCGGTTGAGGCTCCAATTCTCGATATGGTTGTTGTACGAAAAGGTGTTGATGGTTATGGATTGCACTTTTTGAACAACTACGAATAA
- a CDS encoding ABC transporter permease, which translates to MTKLTDLERTESGDSRHLIYVAFKTLLVKEIRRFTRIWPQTLLPPAITMSLYFVIFGNLIGPRIGSMDGFDYMSYIVPGLIMMSVITNAYSNVVSSFFSMKFQHSIEELLVAPIPNYVILAGYVAGGVARGLGVGFIVTLLSLGFTDLEVHHVGVVLSIVFLTAVLFSLGGFINAMYATKFDDISIVPTFILTPLTYLGGVFYSISLLPDFWQGVSLINPILYMVNTFRYGILGVSDINIVFAYGMIILFIIILTVFSLRLLNRGVGIRS; encoded by the coding sequence ATGACTAAGCTTACCGATCTGGAGCGTACTGAGAGTGGGGATTCGCGGCATCTGATTTATGTCGCTTTCAAAACATTGCTGGTAAAGGAAATTCGTCGTTTTACCCGTATCTGGCCTCAGACACTTTTGCCACCCGCCATTACGATGTCACTTTATTTCGTTATTTTTGGTAATTTGATCGGCCCGCGCATTGGCAGTATGGACGGGTTTGATTACATGAGTTACATCGTGCCCGGGCTGATTATGATGTCAGTTATCACGAATGCCTACTCAAATGTTGTGTCTTCATTTTTCAGTATGAAATTTCAACATAGTATAGAGGAACTGCTGGTTGCTCCAATCCCTAATTACGTGATCCTGGCGGGGTATGTTGCAGGTGGGGTTGCACGAGGGCTGGGTGTCGGTTTTATTGTCACCTTGTTGTCGCTTGGCTTTACGGATCTGGAGGTGCATCATGTTGGTGTCGTGCTGAGTATTGTCTTTCTCACCGCGGTGTTGTTCTCCCTGGGGGGATTTATCAATGCAATGTATGCCACAAAATTTGATGATATTTCGATCGTACCCACTTTTATATTGACACCATTGACCTATCTGGGCGGGGTATTCTATTCGATTAGTCTGTTGCCGGATTTTTGGCAGGGCGTGTCACTGATTAATCCGATTTTATATATGGTGAACACATTCAGGTACGGGATTCTGGGTGTGAGCGATATAAACATCGTTTTCGCTTACGGCATGATTATATTATTTATTATAATCCTTACGGTATTCAGCCTTAGGTTGCTCAATCGCGGAGTTGGTATCCGGTCTTAG
- the flgB gene encoding flagellar basal body rod protein FlgB, with product MAISFANALGIHEQALNVRVKRAELLANNLVNADTPGFKARDIDFKAVLQGVQKDTLDMEQTNSRHLNTGASSEFDLMYRNPVQPAIDGNTVDTQLELAAYTKNNLDYEASFQFLNSKFKGLSGAIKGE from the coding sequence ATGGCGATTTCATTTGCAAATGCATTAGGTATCCACGAACAGGCATTGAATGTTCGGGTGAAGCGTGCGGAATTACTGGCGAATAATCTGGTGAATGCCGATACGCCGGGTTTCAAGGCACGAGATATTGACTTCAAGGCCGTATTACAGGGCGTCCAGAAAGATACGCTGGATATGGAGCAAACCAACTCTCGGCATTTGAATACTGGTGCTTCTTCAGAGTTTGATTTGATGTATCGAAATCCCGTTCAGCCGGCAATTGATGGTAATACGGTGGATACACAGCTTGAATTGGCCGCCTACACCAAAAACAATCTGGATTACGAAGCGAGCTTTCAGTTTCTGAACAGCAAGTTTAAGGGCCTTTCAGGCGCGATAAAAGGAGAATGA
- a CDS encoding HD-GYP domain-containing protein, whose translation MAVTHKQISVSQLQCGMYVSDLDRPWCQTPFPLQGFYVRSDDDIKAIASYCKSVTVDVSLDRSSFNYELLELDESGSNQKNKSLVQGAPSQVFVQERKNADNAQSLRIKNPIQYDVSSSLKKEVKVAKVLHTKVAEVLSGIAHKIREGKTFSIAETEQVAAEMADSVIRNPDAMVWLSRVHLRDTHSFNHGINASIWSLVFGRHLGLEKSLLTTLASGVLLSQVGKSRLPDHIINKAGQLDQTEFEEYKEYVNYGVEILEQTPGVSPQELNVVRCHRERHNGTGYPNALTGDQIPLLAKIAGLVDAYQELIEPRAGVDPMTPAQAVAQLYEARNIEFQEVLVEKFIQAVGVYPTGTVVELTTDEVGIVLSHNPKRRLWPKVMVVLDREKQPLKSTRVVDLLDYNEQERKSETVHIQGSLPYGAYDVDPANYSVTGGSSRWNLRSLIG comes from the coding sequence ATGGCGGTTACTCATAAGCAAATATCGGTAAGTCAGTTGCAGTGCGGGATGTACGTCTCTGATCTGGATCGACCATGGTGTCAAACCCCATTTCCACTTCAGGGTTTTTATGTTCGCAGCGATGATGATATAAAAGCAATCGCCAGTTATTGTAAGTCAGTGACCGTAGATGTTTCTCTTGACAGGAGTTCATTTAACTATGAACTCCTGGAGCTGGATGAGTCGGGTAGTAATCAAAAAAACAAATCTTTGGTTCAGGGGGCTCCCAGCCAGGTATTTGTTCAGGAAAGGAAGAATGCAGACAATGCTCAATCTCTGCGTATCAAAAATCCGATCCAGTATGACGTCTCGAGTTCGCTTAAGAAAGAAGTAAAAGTCGCGAAGGTTCTGCATACAAAAGTAGCCGAAGTTTTGTCAGGTATTGCGCATAAAATTCGTGAAGGTAAAACGTTTTCCATTGCTGAAACCGAACAGGTTGCTGCTGAAATGGCGGATAGTGTGATTCGCAACCCGGATGCCATGGTTTGGCTTTCCAGAGTGCATTTGCGTGACACCCACAGTTTTAACCATGGTATTAATGCTTCAATCTGGTCGTTGGTATTTGGTCGCCATCTTGGTCTCGAGAAAAGTTTGTTGACAACGCTGGCTTCAGGGGTGCTGCTCTCACAGGTTGGTAAATCCAGGTTGCCGGATCATATTATCAACAAGGCGGGTCAACTTGATCAAACAGAGTTTGAAGAATACAAAGAATATGTTAACTACGGCGTAGAAATTCTGGAGCAAACGCCGGGTGTCTCGCCTCAGGAATTGAATGTAGTGCGCTGCCATCGTGAACGGCATAATGGAACCGGTTATCCGAACGCACTCACTGGTGACCAGATTCCTTTGCTGGCCAAGATTGCAGGTCTGGTTGATGCCTATCAGGAATTGATTGAGCCCCGTGCCGGTGTTGATCCGATGACGCCGGCTCAAGCTGTTGCGCAGTTGTATGAGGCTCGCAATATTGAGTTCCAGGAAGTACTCGTCGAGAAGTTTATTCAGGCCGTTGGCGTGTATCCGACCGGTACGGTGGTGGAACTCACGACCGATGAGGTTGGTATTGTGCTCTCTCATAATCCCAAGCGTCGGTTGTGGCCAAAAGTAATGGTCGTTTTGGATCGGGAAAAGCAGCCGCTCAAATCGACCCGTGTTGTTGACCTGCTGGATTACAATGAACAAGAGCGTAAAAGCGAGACCGTCCATATTCAAGGGAGCTTGCCTTACGGAGCGTATGATGTGGATCCTGCCAATTATTCAGTTACTGGAGGCTCAAGCCGATGGAATTTACGAAGCCTGATTGGTTAG
- a CDS encoding flagellar hook assembly protein FlgD produces MASVGATSQGSEVLQNYALENSKKKDGGELGKGEFLELMLAQLNNQSPLEPQDNGEFIAQLAQFSALEEMQGLNATVENFGTQFRSTQALQASAMVGQSVLVNASEGPMDPNGTMSGIVDLPGSTSSLMVSVKNATGELVKQVDMGQQFAGQVAFHWDGLNSDGEQMPPGKYKIEAMASYSSGTEQIDTLLSSNVDSVSLGTDGAITLNLAGVGSVPLSEVRQIN; encoded by the coding sequence ATGGCGAGTGTAGGTGCAACCTCTCAGGGGTCTGAAGTTTTACAGAATTACGCGTTAGAAAATTCCAAGAAAAAGGATGGCGGAGAGCTCGGTAAAGGCGAGTTTCTGGAATTGATGCTGGCGCAATTGAATAATCAAAGTCCGCTTGAACCCCAGGATAACGGTGAGTTTATCGCTCAGTTAGCCCAGTTCAGCGCGCTGGAAGAAATGCAGGGGTTAAATGCGACCGTTGAGAATTTCGGAACCCAGTTCCGCTCGACTCAAGCATTACAGGCATCGGCAATGGTGGGTCAGTCTGTATTGGTTAATGCCAGCGAAGGTCCGATGGATCCAAATGGCACGATGTCCGGTATCGTGGATTTGCCCGGAAGCACTTCAAGCCTCATGGTATCGGTCAAGAATGCCACAGGAGAGCTGGTCAAGCAGGTAGACATGGGGCAACAGTTTGCCGGTCAGGTTGCCTTCCACTGGGATGGTTTGAATAGCGATGGCGAGCAAATGCCACCCGGGAAATACAAAATTGAAGCTATGGCCAGTTATTCGTCCGGTACTGAACAGATTGATACCTTGCTGAGCTCCAACGTCGACAGCGTGTCTCTCGGGACAGATGGTGCCATTACGCTTAACCTTGCAGGGGTTGGTTCTGTACCGTTAAGCGAAGTACGACAAATTAACTAA
- the queF gene encoding NADPH-dependent 7-cyano-7-deazaguanine reductase QueF (Catalyzes the NADPH-dependent reduction of 7-cyano-7-deazaguanine (preQ0) to 7-aminomethyl-7-deazaguanine (preQ1) in queuosine biosynthesis): protein MSELKNAPLGKQTLYVSEYDPSLLFPIARALNREELNIGTELPFFGIDLWTGYELSWLDYQGKPQVAIAVFRFPCESRYIIESKSFKLYLNSYNQTRFASSHEVRVQLQKDLAGAVGCAVSVDVHPVSRYLTGEGRDTPSNALDQFVLLDELDVTIDDYQYNPQHLSLNEGSQSGHYRYLSHLLKSNCPVTGQPDWATVYIDLQGEAPDPEGLLKYIISFREYQDFHEHCVEKIYVDLMRHLQPQELTVWARYTRRGGMDINPYRSSSNTRQFDFSRTERQ, encoded by the coding sequence ATGAGTGAATTGAAAAATGCCCCTTTGGGCAAACAGACTTTATATGTGTCGGAGTATGATCCCAGTTTACTGTTCCCGATAGCGCGGGCGCTAAATCGGGAAGAGCTGAATATTGGAACCGAATTACCATTTTTCGGTATCGATTTGTGGACGGGGTATGAATTATCCTGGCTCGATTATCAGGGTAAGCCTCAAGTGGCGATCGCGGTATTTCGCTTTCCTTGTGAATCCCGATACATCATTGAATCCAAGTCCTTCAAGTTATACCTGAACTCTTACAATCAAACACGCTTTGCATCCTCTCATGAGGTTAGAGTGCAATTGCAAAAAGATCTGGCTGGTGCAGTGGGCTGCGCGGTCAGTGTTGATGTACACCCGGTCAGCCGTTACCTGACGGGTGAGGGGCGGGACACGCCATCAAATGCGCTGGATCAGTTTGTATTATTGGACGAATTGGATGTTACGATTGATGATTATCAATACAATCCTCAGCACTTGAGTTTGAATGAGGGAAGCCAGTCGGGTCACTATCGCTATCTGAGTCATCTGCTCAAATCAAACTGTCCTGTTACCGGACAACCAGACTGGGCTACGGTGTATATCGATTTGCAAGGAGAGGCCCCGGATCCCGAGGGCTTACTCAAATATATTATCTCGTTCCGGGAGTATCAGGATTTTCACGAGCACTGCGTTGAAAAAATCTATGTTGATCTGATGCGCCATTTACAGCCTCAGGAATTAACGGTATGGGCGCGCTATACCCGTCGCGGCGGGATGGATATCAATCCTTATCGCAGCAGTAGTAATACCCGACAATTTGATTTTAGCAGGACAGAGCGGCAATAA
- a CDS encoding tRNA-uridine aminocarboxypropyltransferase codes for MSSENIPATPRGIQAKHSRKRDTASKGKADSDAGRKICPVCSRPLASCYCAHISKIDNQIPVVILQHPDETKKALSTVPILELSLTRCSVYRGLDFNHQQELQGLIHNAAVQVALLFPTKHAKPISDWGTMPGDPRLQPTTKASQSRALIVLDGTWRNVRELMLINPFLSALECVYLPEAEGRYRIRKAPEKGQLSTIEAVGAALLAVDPLFGLRESKLLLAPFEFMIQYQIQRMGTAVYRKNYN; via the coding sequence GTGTCCTCTGAAAATATTCCGGCGACCCCCCGCGGAATCCAGGCGAAACATTCACGAAAACGAGACACCGCATCTAAAGGCAAAGCAGATTCAGATGCTGGCAGGAAAATATGCCCGGTTTGCAGTCGACCCTTGGCGAGTTGCTACTGTGCCCATATTTCTAAAATCGATAATCAAATACCCGTGGTCATCCTCCAACACCCGGACGAGACTAAAAAAGCCCTTTCAACAGTTCCAATCCTCGAATTATCTCTGACTCGGTGTAGTGTTTATCGTGGCCTTGATTTTAATCATCAACAAGAACTGCAAGGGCTGATCCATAACGCTGCGGTTCAAGTCGCGTTGTTGTTTCCTACGAAACATGCCAAACCAATCTCGGACTGGGGGACAATGCCGGGTGACCCCCGTCTGCAACCAACAACCAAAGCGTCGCAGTCCAGAGCATTAATCGTATTAGATGGCACTTGGCGTAACGTTAGAGAGCTTATGTTGATTAACCCGTTCCTGTCGGCGCTTGAATGTGTGTACCTTCCGGAAGCAGAAGGCCGATACCGGATCCGGAAAGCCCCGGAGAAAGGTCAACTTAGCACCATAGAGGCAGTAGGAGCGGCTTTGCTTGCTGTGGATCCTTTATTCGGCTTGAGGGAATCAAAACTGCTATTGGCACCATTCGAGTTTATGATCCAGTATCAAATTCAGCGCATGGGAACAGCGGTATATCGGAAAAACTATAATTAA